CGCCCGCAAATCCCGGGAGAACTGCGATGACGAAACGACTGAATCCGTTGCCGGCACTGCTGCTGTGCCTGCTGCCGCTGGCCGGCCTGGCCGCAACCGCCGAGGAACAGGGACTCGCCATCGCCCAGGAGGCCGACCGGCGCGATGCCGGTTACGGCGACTATACCAACGACATCAAGATGGTCCTGCGCAACAAGCAGGGCCAGGAGAGCACGCGGGAGATCCGCTCCAAGACGCTGGAAATAGTGGACGACGGCGACAAGATCCTCACCATCTTCGACGCGCCGCGCGACGTCCAGGGCACCGCCCTGCTCAGTTTCACGCACAAGGAAGGCCCCGACGACCAGTGGCTGTACCTGCCGGCGCTCAAGCGCGTCAAGCGCATCGCCTCGGACAACAAGTCGGGCCCGTTCATGGGCAGCGAGTTCGCCTACGAGGACATCACCTCGCGCGAGGTCGACAAGTACACCTACAAGTATCTGCGGGACGAGAACTTCGACGGCATGGACGCGTTCGTGTTCGAACGCTACCCGAAGGACGAGAAGTCCGGTTACACCCGTCAGGTCATCTGGCTCGACAAGGAACACTACAAGGAACGCAAGATCGAGTATTACGACCGCAAGGACAGCCTGCTCAAGACCCTGCTGTTCACCGACTATCACCGCTACGGCGACAAATTCTGGCGCGCCGGCGACATGTACATGGAGAACCACCAGACCG
The genomic region above belongs to Pseudomonadota bacterium and contains:
- a CDS encoding outer membrane lipoprotein-sorting protein, whose amino-acid sequence is MTKRLNPLPALLLCLLPLAGLAATAEEQGLAIAQEADRRDAGYGDYTNDIKMVLRNKQGQESTREIRSKTLEIVDDGDKILTIFDAPRDVQGTALLSFTHKEGPDDQWLYLPALKRVKRIASDNKSGPFMGSEFAYEDITSREVDKYTYKYLRDENFDGMDAFVFERYPKDEKSGYTRQVIWLDKEHYKERKIEYYDRKDSLLKTLLFTDYHRYGDKFWRAGDMYMENHQTGKSTRLLQTNFQFNVGLTERDFDQNSLKRAR